The following coding sequences are from one Beggiatoa alba B18LD window:
- a CDS encoding protein YgfX, which produces MQKTSVFTESIALTLHPSKSFLIVLSIIYGGAGVLLIPLQLPFWLKISLFIILMLHALYSIIYEAFYYQHPVQNAILHLTYAIYADQTHAQIHASSYQHAYLIVLRLQHTNHPKKIDTLIIFADAIAPQSFKQIRIRLKHPYPTDNKQLSPSLKKTD; this is translated from the coding sequence ATGCAAAAAACGTCTGTATTTACCGAATCAATTGCTTTAACACTTCATCCATCCAAATCATTTTTAATTGTGTTAAGCATTATTTACGGCGGTGCAGGCGTTTTACTCATACCGCTACAACTTCCTTTCTGGTTAAAAATTTCGCTATTTATAATCTTAATGCTACATGCGCTGTATAGCATTATTTACGAAGCTTTCTATTATCAACATCCTGTACAGAATGCAATATTGCACCTGACCTATGCTATTTATGCAGACCAAACACATGCGCAAATACACGCGAGTAGTTATCAACACGCCTATCTCATTGTGCTACGCCTACAGCACACTAATCATCCTAAAAAAATAGACACACTTATCATTTTTGCCGATGCCATCGCGCCACAAAGTTTTAAGCAAATTCGTATCCGTTTAAAACACCCTTACCCAACGGATAATAAGCAATTATCTCCCTCCTTGAAAAAGACTGATTAA
- the hda gene encoding DnaA regulatory inactivator Hda, producing the protein MSTQLPLGIGLPESASFTNYIPGPNQAVFNILQQIIDGKWENCLYIYGDAGTGKSHLLQAACEQMARRGGRPAYLPLALFSQSTPDILEGLDALDLVCIDDIHAIIGQPHWEEALFRLYNQLRTNGIPQIITGNTIPNKLGLHLPDLVSRLNWGGAFALQPLDDISTLQALQEHAKGRGMELSDKVAQYLVHQCPRDMKTLLKWLRQLDYESLSNRRKLTLPFVRNLVQNTVVSLQDNASWHGNK; encoded by the coding sequence ATGAGTACTCAACTACCTTTAGGCATTGGTTTGCCAGAGTCCGCCTCATTCACCAACTATATTCCTGGTCCTAATCAAGCTGTTTTCAACATATTACAGCAGATTATCGATGGAAAATGGGAAAATTGTTTATATATTTATGGTGATGCAGGAACAGGAAAAAGCCATTTATTACAAGCCGCTTGTGAACAAATGGCACGACGTGGTGGCAGACCCGCTTATTTACCCCTCGCTTTATTCTCGCAATCTACCCCTGACATACTAGAAGGGCTAGACGCGCTCGACCTCGTTTGTATCGACGATATACACGCCATTATTGGACAACCCCATTGGGAAGAAGCTTTATTCCGCCTTTACAATCAACTACGCACAAATGGGATTCCTCAAATTATTACAGGAAACACCATTCCCAATAAACTGGGTTTACACCTGCCTGATTTAGTCTCCCGTTTAAACTGGGGCGGGGCGTTCGCGCTTCAACCCTTAGACGACATAAGCACCCTACAAGCTTTACAAGAACATGCCAAAGGGCGGGGCATGGAACTCTCTGACAAAGTCGCGCAATACCTCGTTCACCAATGTCCAAGAGACATGAAAACCCTGCTCAAATGGCTGCGCCAACTCGACTACGAATCCCTTTCTAACCGTCGAAAACTGACCCTCCCCTTTGTGCGCAATCTTGTGCAAAATACCGTCGTTTCCCTACAGGATAATGCGTCATGGCATGGAAACAAATAG
- a CDS encoding phage tail protein — MAWKQIAIAVSLSIILTLMSSYLLFNNRLNELSAQVQALETREFKQLDQQYARTQYVDKLNEALHTALSAAINTSTEQNLYLTAQVNNAYRLADTLLDKVNKQADQHTAVLEQIATLKQTINKLIELVDNLKKNTAHSVPAGTIMSYAGNINAEQQQTLQQLGWLLCDGRELPRQQYPQLFAAISTLYGAPTEQTFLLPDFRGVFLRGLDLDRQLDAQRTLGTMQLDDNKAHQHTGTTTTSGIHQHRGSTDIGGEHHHKLEASGFWYTTKSWLERRAITNEVDDGETYNTTLDGEHKHNFVTPIGGDHQHQLLTDNTGGTETRPKNYAIIYFIKY; from the coding sequence ATGGCATGGAAACAAATAGCCATAGCCGTTAGTCTCAGCATAATACTGACACTAATGAGCAGTTATTTACTCTTTAATAACCGACTCAATGAACTTAGTGCCCAAGTTCAAGCCCTAGAAACCCGCGAATTTAAACAACTCGACCAACAATACGCCCGAACCCAATACGTCGACAAACTCAATGAAGCCCTACACACAGCCCTATCTGCGGCAATCAACACCAGCACAGAACAAAATCTTTACCTCACAGCACAAGTCAATAACGCCTACCGTTTAGCTGATACCCTACTCGACAAAGTCAACAAACAAGCCGACCAACACACCGCTGTTTTAGAACAAATAGCCACCCTAAAACAAACCATCAACAAACTCATAGAACTGGTCGACAACTTAAAAAAAAATACCGCCCACAGCGTTCCCGCTGGCACTATCATGAGCTATGCAGGCAACATCAATGCCGAACAACAACAAACACTTCAACAACTCGGCTGGCTACTCTGTGATGGACGCGAACTCCCACGCCAACAATACCCCCAACTTTTCGCAGCCATCTCCACCCTCTACGGCGCACCAACTGAACAAACCTTTCTACTACCAGACTTTCGCGGTGTTTTCCTACGCGGGCTAGACTTAGACAGACAACTTGATGCACAACGCACACTCGGCACAATGCAACTAGACGACAACAAAGCCCACCAACACACAGGAACGACCACCACATCAGGCATACACCAACATCGAGGCTCAACAGACATCGGTGGCGAACACCACCACAAACTAGAAGCCTCAGGGTTTTGGTACACCACAAAAAGCTGGCTAGAACGTCGAGCTATCACCAACGAAGTTGACGACGGCGAAACCTACAACACCACCCTAGACGGCGAACACAAACACAACTTTGTCACCCCCATCGGCGGAGACCACCAACACCAACTACTCACCGATAATACGGGTGGTACAGAAACACGCCCTAAAAATTATGCAATTATCTATTTTATAAAGTATTAA
- the folB gene encoding dihydroneopterin aldolase: MDIIYLRDLRIDTVIGIFGWERQVKQTIVLDIEMATDIRKAAATDHIEDTLNYKAVAKRLIDFVTHSEFELVETLAERITEIILSEFQVPWVRLQLNKQGAVRGARDVGIIIERGTKTEHGNSVC; the protein is encoded by the coding sequence ATGGACATCATCTACCTACGTGATTTACGCATAGACACCGTTATTGGTATTTTCGGCTGGGAAAGACAAGTAAAACAAACCATTGTACTCGATATCGAAATGGCAACCGATATACGCAAAGCGGCAGCAACCGACCATATTGAAGACACCTTAAATTACAAAGCTGTAGCAAAACGACTGATTGATTTCGTCACACACAGCGAATTTGAACTGGTCGAAACCCTTGCAGAACGAATAACAGAAATTATATTAAGTGAGTTTCAAGTGCCTTGGGTCAGACTACAACTTAACAAACAAGGCGCAGTCAGAGGAGCGAGAGATGTTGGAATCATCATTGAAAGGGGGACAAAAACAGAACATGGCAACAGTGTATGTTAG
- the folK gene encoding 2-amino-4-hydroxy-6-hydroxymethyldihydropteridine diphosphokinase, which produces MATVYVSVGSNINPLQHIRAGLTDLQHHYGTLQLSPVYESAAVGFTGENFYNLVLAFQTDKPVRQVNQHLHEIEANHGRTRDGQRYSSRTLDLDLILYDDLVLQDTTDKLEVPRGEIEKYAFVLLPLADLAPTLKHPTLGKTYAELWENFQGKDKQTLWQVDVELMPQ; this is translated from the coding sequence ATGGCAACAGTGTATGTTAGCGTAGGTAGTAATATCAATCCATTACAACACATACGCGCAGGATTAACGGACTTACAACACCACTACGGCACACTACAACTATCACCTGTTTACGAAAGTGCTGCCGTGGGTTTTACAGGGGAAAACTTCTACAACCTCGTGCTTGCCTTTCAAACAGATAAACCTGTCCGACAAGTCAACCAACACCTACACGAGATAGAAGCCAATCACGGACGCACCCGCGACGGACAACGCTACTCATCCAGAACATTGGATTTAGACCTAATACTCTACGATGACCTCGTACTACAAGACACCACCGACAAGCTAGAAGTTCCCAGAGGCGAAATAGAAAAATACGCCTTCGTCCTTCTCCCCCTAGCCGACCTAGCCCCCACCCTAAAACACCCAACACTAGGCAAAACCTACGCTGAATTATGGGAAAACTTCCAAGGTAAAGACAAACAAACCTTGTGGCAGGTGGATGTTGAATTAATGCCGCAATAA
- a CDS encoding glycine-rich domain-containing protein — protein sequence MGVIIMLLSHLSQEALLSKQATFQPSKNTIVEATRLVNQLDFTDQNATLISYHGWQAEKVLATEVIYRKWLVLHKVYNQEIKLAPNKQLDEYWHFHILDTRKYMQDCNLVFGSYLHHYPYFGLTDAETAEDLHNAFQRTRDLFIKHFGHDLIGVSNRCSSTSCR from the coding sequence ATGGGGGTCATAATTATGTTGTTAAGCCATTTATCACAAGAAGCTTTACTTTCTAAACAAGCTACATTTCAACCTAGTAAAAACACAATTGTAGAAGCTACACGTTTAGTTAATCAACTTGATTTTACTGACCAAAATGCCACGTTAATTTCTTATCATGGTTGGCAAGCTGAGAAAGTCTTAGCAACTGAAGTAATTTACAGAAAATGGTTGGTTTTGCACAAAGTTTATAACCAAGAAATCAAATTAGCCCCAAACAAGCAGTTGGATGAATATTGGCACTTTCATATTTTAGACACCAGAAAATACATGCAAGATTGCAATTTAGTTTTTGGTAGCTATCTACATCATTATCCTTACTTTGGTTTAACTGATGCAGAGACAGCGGAAGATTTGCACAATGCGTTTCAACGTACACGCGATTTATTTATTAAACACTTTGGACATGACTTAATAGGTGTTTCAAATCGTTGTAGCTCAACCTCTTGTCGTTAA
- a CDS encoding TauD/TfdA family dioxygenase — MAILSISTPLRAHISSIAHHINVFVQSDIDSFIQQNKYFLLIYQSVEKILDKNCFVVIKNIGFNRNRAIFESFIKLFGRFYGVVEYTGIKVDCAYTGCSYNALTLHNDDAVDLNNPKYTFIQVLSEDPNGTNFGWNGVVRIDDVFEYLTLHDKALLDKLFNYHFPMLSYGVSAYSESREEIILREPIFTYHRGYLKVRFDLSRIKHFYFKKEIAMPDEEKLILDKFLSVCQQFRKRYYLSCGDILIVDNHRTLHDREETTLELDEDGRFISREILVSFAYEKN; from the coding sequence ATGGCGATTTTATCTATTTCAACTCCATTACGAGCACATATTTCTTCTATTGCTCATCATATTAATGTTTTCGTACAATCAGATATTGATAGTTTTATTCAACAAAATAAATATTTTTTATTAATTTATCAATCTGTTGAAAAAATTTTAGATAAAAATTGTTTTGTTGTAATTAAAAATATTGGTTTTAATAGAAATAGGGCCATTTTTGAATCTTTCATTAAGTTATTTGGACGATTTTATGGCGTTGTTGAATATACAGGGATTAAAGTAGATTGTGCTTATACAGGCTGTAGTTATAATGCCTTGACTCTGCATAATGATGATGCTGTTGATTTAAATAATCCAAAATATACATTCATTCAAGTGTTATCAGAAGACCCAAATGGAACTAATTTTGGTTGGAATGGGGTAGTTAGAATTGATGATGTATTTGAATACTTAACGCTGCACGATAAAGCGTTATTAGATAAATTATTTAATTATCATTTTCCGATGCTTTCGTATGGAGTTTCTGCTTATTCGGAAAGTCGGGAAGAAATTATTTTACGAGAACCTATTTTTACTTATCATCGTGGCTATTTAAAAGTACGTTTTGATTTATCTCGAATTAAGCATTTTTATTTTAAAAAAGAAATAGCCATGCCTGATGAGGAAAAATTGATTTTAGATAAATTCTTATCAGTTTGTCAGCAGTTTCGTAAGCGTTATTATTTGAGCTGTGGTGATATTTTAATTGTTGATAATCATCGTACTTTACATGACCGTGAAGAAACTACTTTAGAGTTAGACGAAGATGGTCGTTTTATTTCCCGAGAGATATTAGTGAGTTTTGCATATGAAAAAAACTGA
- a CDS encoding class I SAM-dependent methyltransferase, which produces MKKTDFHISQAHDLIGTHSNLPFWISMIKASQMVIPPDTSKVVLDFGCGEGKFLPVFDLMDDLKTGVGFEVDDKLLSIAKERNQNSKISYAHYDKLANYKDYFDIAYSQEALYTLPDLKKHAQEMFNCLKKGGYYFATMGSHIQNPLWAHRREIIRREESYPVCDYSLEQVANVFFEVGFEVGLKRLPVEYFVIYHPEITKAFSKSYLDLVNSVYENKMLFLFWKET; this is translated from the coding sequence ATGAAAAAAACTGATTTTCACATTTCACAAGCCCATGATTTGATTGGTACTCATTCTAATCTCCCTTTTTGGATTTCAATGATAAAAGCCTCACAAATGGTTATTCCGCCAGATACTTCGAAAGTTGTGTTAGATTTTGGGTGTGGTGAAGGTAAGTTTTTGCCTGTTTTTGATTTGATGGATGATTTGAAAACAGGGGTAGGCTTTGAGGTGGATGATAAGTTGTTATCTATTGCAAAAGAACGTAATCAAAATAGTAAGATTAGTTATGCTCATTATGATAAGTTAGCTAATTATAAGGACTATTTTGATATTGCGTATTCACAAGAAGCGTTATATACCTTGCCCGATTTGAAGAAACATGCTCAAGAGATGTTTAATTGTTTAAAAAAGGGAGGGTATTATTTTGCAACGATGGGGTCTCATATTCAGAATCCTTTGTGGGCACATCGGCGGGAAATTATTAGACGGGAAGAAAGTTATCCTGTATGTGATTATTCGTTAGAACAGGTTGCAAATGTATTTTTTGAGGTTGGGTTTGAAGTTGGATTGAAACGTTTACCTGTTGAGTATTTTGTGATTTATCATCCAGAAATTACAAAGGCTTTTTCTAAATCTTATTTGGATTTAGTTAATAGTGTTTATGAGAATAAAATGTTGTTTTTATTTTGGAAGGAGACCTAA
- a CDS encoding pentapeptide repeat-containing protein has product MKGIIEKMKMVFNHKNNMLAFILVIVVFQFVWIFFKKDLITNTLTDFIASFAGFILTALGFSFVVVQISALAEQIQNEKERSHQDKERHYQDSEFRNFLEATKMLTSADKDNVTAQISAMYLLYDFAKKYPDNLEKVMKVLNRYVIPSYYEIISNEKRTIDEWKENGDPCQQVASIALELNKKLFIYALQEVDNKIINLSGLVIFNLDFESDINFDKNLVLSKIFEKSDRITFLHSNFSSKKQSKQIDFFTTKKVDTDSIIGRMNISLSNFIKCDLTNCNFSQSNLWGVSFENCILEKTSFENAECEGAEFIGTTEIKCAQLNEMLFLSKLKFNTFRACPELKYGVIYHNNPNCFQYTEEYRRFKNS; this is encoded by the coding sequence ATGAAAGGTATAATAGAAAAAATGAAAATGGTTTTCAACCATAAAAATAATATGTTAGCTTTTATTCTAGTAATTGTTGTATTTCAGTTCGTTTGGATTTTTTTTAAAAAAGATTTGATTACCAATACACTGACAGATTTTATAGCCTCGTTTGCTGGTTTTATTCTTACTGCTTTAGGATTTTCTTTTGTAGTCGTGCAGATTTCAGCTTTAGCAGAACAAATACAAAATGAAAAGGAGCGCTCTCATCAAGATAAAGAACGTCATTATCAAGATAGCGAATTCAGAAACTTCCTAGAAGCTACAAAAATGCTAACTTCTGCTGATAAAGACAATGTTACAGCACAAATTTCAGCAATGTATCTGCTTTATGATTTTGCAAAGAAATATCCTGACAATTTAGAGAAGGTAATGAAAGTATTGAACAGATATGTTATTCCTTCTTATTATGAAATAATTTCTAATGAAAAAAGAACTATTGATGAATGGAAAGAAAATGGAGACCCATGTCAGCAAGTGGCTTCTATTGCTTTAGAATTAAATAAGAAATTATTTATTTATGCTTTACAGGAAGTAGATAATAAAATAATTAATTTATCTGGACTAGTAATCTTTAATTTAGATTTTGAATCAGATATTAATTTTGATAAAAATCTAGTTCTATCAAAAATTTTTGAGAAATCAGATAGAATAACATTCTTGCATAGCAATTTTTCGTCTAAGAAACAATCTAAACAAATAGATTTTTTTACAACAAAAAAAGTTGATACTGATTCTATCATTGGAAGAATGAATATTAGTTTGTCTAATTTTATTAAGTGTGATTTAACAAATTGTAATTTCTCTCAATCAAACTTATGGGGGGTTAGTTTTGAAAATTGTATTCTTGAAAAGACTTCTTTTGAGAATGCAGAATGTGAAGGTGCTGAATTTATAGGAACAACAGAAATAAAATGCGCACAATTGAATGAAATGTTATTTTTAAGCAAACTTAAATTTAACACATTTAGAGCATGTCCAGAATTAAAATATGGCGTTATTTATCATAATAATCCAAACTGTTTTCAATATACTGAAGAATATAGAAGATTTAAAAACAGTTGA
- a CDS encoding ATP-binding cassette domain-containing protein, protein MALFIIIIQTVFNILKNIEDLKTVEIMNNKILIFGAEENNLKQIDVEIPLHRITTIIGVSGSGKSSLIYKVIAEEAKRREKIDKGLAECRDYAIRPKFDKIENLPYCIVVKQRGLQQSHASTLATVTGLHELLRDEFVKDGKIICQCGTEVHPPTPSDIINFINKNFPTEIIELIAIVADEKYSDCEREIALLKAQYIEEVIILSSYDEKERIKKVKTLKHLNNQYANTIKINLGKFNTSASLQKAIDTYKSIAFDSFQIIVNHKSYHFKYDYICPSCTQLYHPITSNLLSFNSSSSTKTSGVCEICQGQGELQTLNYEQLIIPNKPLNEHFLNLEHNGNCYKYTSLCDDTLERFCKENKIETYKTFSELTKEHQTHLKQFIEEKLLKKNHITISKFVTKITCPTCHGSRLNTKANAVKWYGKNISELLSFSVEELFFFLKDKKLHHTKIHHILSVLIQATIGYLTLERSTDTLSGGELQRIKIAIQLNTNNKNLLYILDEPSIGLHAYDNLKFINLIKCLKQQGNTVIISEHNQHYIKNADYLIELGTGGGIKGGNVIFSDTANCYQLPSIEVNRKNHTIDLNNALYLENVCYHSIRNQNFIIPLNGLIAISGVSGSGKSSLIHHVLSPIIKQYLADKTINTQYVKSVKNFDKLQSLVELNQSQIGVNSRSIIATYMGFFDKIRKLFANTEIALLSNFSSTMFSFNEEEGQCEYCKGLGEVENNICPSCLGNRYQPQVLEVIYQSCSIADVLNLTIDESLLFFKDDEELVFYFNTLISLGLGHLTIGRATPTLSGGEGQRLKLAKSLIESKNKIKKGNFIYILDEPTTGLSYKDINKLFSIFEKILSYNNTIIVIEHNLTIIKHADYVIDMGLGAGKLGGNNLFSGIPTDLLKHPSSVTAKALQDTYDKDEIPLRDLELEVSSFNEQSDFAILGKQKTLHNCQNIYLTGKNFELEKQLLENYTLVLDNQNFNVFKSKEELFKSVSTIKEFQYYGFNPFVTNFFIYNRIAQSDLKQKLLNLSKIGFDALYISGEIYSIKNNLKNILLQNPWEFKIITNSSEQAYLYGQGWLSIIVSSNKIVELSTRLVSIKHKIIGSPQIIPATFNRYLNPCKECYGVGFLLGIENTKIIENADLSILDEGFLKKEIAEKLKGTMRLEIKPAIKKLREEGLFDFSKSFSQLNEEEKNIFLYGFIHKHFLKPMGQKNNKNDYIAWKGLYFYIRDNISKFDKTLSQDITIFEKTCPFCQGSGFNEELKFFHINNNALSCLLT, encoded by the coding sequence ATGGCGTTATTTATCATAATAATCCAAACTGTTTTCAATATACTGAAGAATATAGAAGATTTAAAAACAGTTGAAATTATGAATAATAAAATACTCATTTTTGGCGCAGAAGAAAACAATCTCAAACAAATTGATGTAGAAATTCCTTTACATCGAATTACGACGATTATTGGTGTTAGTGGTTCAGGCAAATCAAGTTTAATTTACAAAGTCATTGCTGAAGAAGCCAAAAGACGAGAAAAAATCGACAAGGGACTTGCCGAATGTCGCGACTATGCTATCCGTCCTAAATTCGACAAAATAGAAAACCTTCCCTACTGTATTGTCGTTAAACAAAGAGGCTTGCAACAAAGCCACGCATCAACACTTGCAACTGTCACAGGATTGCATGAATTACTTAGAGATGAATTTGTCAAAGACGGCAAAATTATTTGCCAGTGTGGTACTGAAGTACATCCGCCAACCCCTTCAGACATAATTAATTTCATCAATAAAAATTTTCCAACAGAAATAATAGAGTTAATTGCCATTGTTGCTGATGAAAAATACAGCGATTGTGAAAGAGAAATTGCTTTATTAAAAGCACAATATATAGAAGAAGTGATTATTCTTAGCTCATACGACGAAAAAGAACGCATAAAAAAAGTTAAGACCTTAAAACACTTAAATAATCAATATGCTAATACTATAAAAATTAATTTAGGTAAATTTAATACATCTGCATCTTTACAAAAAGCGATAGATACTTACAAATCTATTGCATTTGATAGTTTTCAAATTATCGTTAATCATAAAAGTTACCATTTTAAATACGACTATATTTGTCCGTCTTGCACCCAACTATATCACCCAATCACTTCAAATCTTCTTTCTTTCAATAGTAGCTCCTCCACAAAAACATCTGGCGTATGTGAAATTTGTCAAGGACAAGGAGAATTACAAACGTTAAATTATGAACAACTCATTATTCCAAATAAACCATTAAATGAACATTTTTTAAACTTAGAACATAATGGAAATTGTTATAAATACACTTCGTTATGTGATGATACCCTTGAAAGATTTTGCAAGGAAAATAAGATAGAAACATATAAAACCTTTTCTGAATTAACAAAGGAACACCAGACACACCTAAAACAATTTATAGAAGAAAAATTGCTCAAAAAAAATCATATTACAATTAGCAAATTTGTAACAAAAATAACCTGTCCAACATGCCACGGTAGTCGCCTAAATACTAAAGCAAATGCAGTAAAATGGTATGGAAAAAATATTAGTGAATTATTAAGTTTCAGTGTGGAAGAACTATTTTTTTTCCTGAAAGACAAAAAACTTCATCATACCAAAATTCATCATATTTTATCTGTTCTCATACAAGCAACCATTGGTTACTTAACATTAGAACGTTCCACAGATACATTAAGCGGTGGAGAACTACAACGCATAAAAATTGCAATACAACTTAATACTAATAATAAAAATTTACTTTATATTTTGGATGAACCCTCAATTGGATTACATGCTTATGATAATCTTAAATTTATTAACTTAATTAAGTGTTTAAAACAACAGGGAAATACCGTTATTATTTCTGAACATAATCAGCACTACATAAAAAATGCAGATTACTTAATAGAGCTAGGGACTGGAGGGGGGATTAAAGGCGGAAATGTGATTTTTAGTGACACTGCTAATTGTTACCAACTTCCTTCTATAGAAGTTAATAGAAAAAATCATACAATAGATTTAAATAATGCGCTATATTTAGAAAATGTGTGTTATCACAGTATTAGAAATCAAAATTTTATTATTCCGCTTAATGGATTAATTGCTATCTCTGGTGTTTCTGGTAGTGGAAAATCCTCTCTTATCCATCATGTTTTATCTCCTATTATCAAGCAATATTTGGCAGATAAAACAATCAATACACAATATGTAAAATCTGTTAAAAATTTTGATAAATTACAAAGTTTAGTAGAGCTAAATCAATCCCAAATAGGGGTTAATTCTCGTTCTATTATTGCAACTTATATGGGTTTTTTCGATAAAATTCGTAAATTATTTGCAAATACAGAAATAGCATTGTTGTCTAACTTTTCCTCAACAATGTTTAGTTTTAATGAGGAAGAAGGGCAATGTGAATATTGTAAAGGTTTGGGCGAAGTAGAAAATAATATTTGTCCAAGTTGTTTAGGTAATCGTTATCAACCTCAAGTATTAGAAGTCATTTATCAATCTTGTTCTATTGCTGATGTACTAAATTTGACTATTGATGAATCGCTCCTTTTTTTCAAGGATGATGAGGAATTAGTTTTCTATTTTAATACCCTGATTAGTTTAGGATTAGGACATCTAACAATAGGTCGAGCTACACCAACATTAAGTGGAGGCGAAGGACAACGTTTGAAATTAGCAAAAAGCTTGATTGAATCAAAAAATAAAATAAAAAAAGGAAATTTTATTTATATTCTAGATGAACCAACAACGGGATTAAGTTATAAAGATATAAATAAATTATTTTCTATTTTTGAAAAAATATTAAGTTATAACAATACAATTATTGTAATTGAGCATAATTTAACAATTATCAAACATGCTGATTATGTTATAGACATGGGGTTAGGTGCAGGAAAATTAGGTGGAAATAATCTTTTTTCTGGAATACCCACAGATTTGTTGAAACATCCTTCTTCAGTCACAGCCAAAGCATTGCAAGACACTTATGATAAGGATGAAATCCCTTTGCGTGATTTAGAGTTAGAGGTATCTTCTTTTAATGAGCAAAGTGATTTTGCTATTTTAGGTAAGCAAAAAACATTACATAATTGTCAAAATATATATTTAACTGGCAAAAACTTTGAATTGGAAAAACAGCTTTTAGAAAATTATACATTAGTTTTAGATAATCAGAATTTTAATGTTTTTAAATCAAAAGAAGAACTTTTTAAAAGCGTAAGTACAATTAAAGAATTTCAATATTATGGATTTAACCCATTTGTTACAAATTTTTTTATTTATAACAGAATTGCTCAAAGCGATTTAAAACAAAAACTATTAAATCTCTCTAAAATAGGTTTTGATGCACTCTATATTTCAGGTGAAATTTACTCTATAAAAAACAACTTAAAAAATATACTATTACAAAACCCTTGGGAATTTAAAATTATTACTAATAGTAGTGAACAAGCATACCTTTACGGACAAGGTTGGTTATCCATAATAGTTTCATCTAATAAAATAGTAGAATTAAGCACTCGCTTAGTATCTATAAAACACAAAATTATTGGCTCTCCTCAAATTATACCTGCAACGTTTAACCGCTACTTAAATCCTTGTAAGGAATGTTATGGGGTAGGTTTTTTATTAGGTATAGAGAATACGAAAATTATAGAAAACGCTGATTTATCTATTTTAGATGAGGGTTTCCTTAAAAAAGAAATTGCAGAAAAATTAAAGGGGACAATGCGCTTAGAGATAAAACCTGCAATAAAAAAACTTAGGGAAGAGGGTTTGTTTGATTTCTCAAAAAGCTTTAGCCAGTTAAATGAAGAAGAAAAAAACATTTTTCTGTATGGTTTTATTCATAAGCATTTTTTAAAACCAATGGGACAAAAAAACAATAAAAATGATTATATTGCTTGGAAAGGTTTATATTTTTATATTCGAGATAATATTTCAAAATTTGATAAAACACTTTCTCAAGATATTACTATTTTTGAAAAAACATGTCCTTTTTGTCAGGGTTCTGGTTTTAATGAAGAATTAAAATTCTTTCATATCAATAATAATGCACTTTCTTGTTTGCTCACTTAA